One stretch of Zhihengliuella flava DNA includes these proteins:
- the yczE gene encoding membrane protein YczE: MSDSSRPRLIPMTPLQQLRAPRTARRLLHLVGGIALLGSGVGLFVQAGLGVSPWDVLHQGLSNRLGLSFGTVIVLVGLVILLLWIPMKQWPGLGTVVNTFAVGPVADLVIRWLPTPDPLAVKIALMAVATVLMALGTALYIGAQYGGGPRDGLMTGLHFKTGLSVRLIRTLMELSALGVGWLLGGVVGVGTAVFALSIGPLTQFFFRWCVVDISRGRR, encoded by the coding sequence GTGTCCGATTCCTCGCGCCCACGCCTGATCCCGATGACCCCGCTACAGCAGCTCCGCGCGCCCCGGACGGCCCGCCGGCTACTGCACTTGGTGGGTGGGATTGCGCTGCTGGGGTCCGGAGTGGGCCTCTTCGTTCAAGCCGGGCTCGGTGTCTCCCCCTGGGACGTCCTGCATCAGGGCCTCAGTAACCGGCTCGGCCTCAGCTTTGGCACGGTCATTGTGCTGGTGGGCCTGGTCATCCTGCTGCTGTGGATTCCCATGAAGCAGTGGCCCGGGCTCGGCACCGTGGTCAACACGTTCGCCGTCGGGCCGGTCGCAGACCTCGTCATCCGGTGGCTGCCCACCCCGGACCCGCTGGCGGTGAAGATCGCGCTCATGGCGGTGGCCACCGTGCTCATGGCCCTCGGCACCGCCCTGTACATCGGCGCCCAATACGGCGGCGGCCCACGCGACGGCCTGATGACCGGTCTGCATTTCAAGACAGGCCTCAGCGTGCGTCTGATCCGCACCCTGATGGAGCTGTCCGCCCTGGGCGTCGGCTGGCTGCTCGGGGGCGTGGTGGGCGTCGGCACCGCGGTGTTCGCGCTGTCGATCGGCCCCCTGACGCAGTTCTTCTTCCGCTGGTGCGTGGTGGATATCAGCCGCGGACGCCGGTAA